The Corynebacterium sp. SCR221107 genome includes the window GCTACGAACTCAGTACAAAGGGCACAAGGGATTCATAATAACCAAGTTCCACATTGTGAATACTCTTTATGGAACCTCCCCTCCTTTGTACCGGCCAGACGCGCAGCGTGGGGGAAAAGTTTTCAAATTGAAATGAAAAATAATCGGCATGCCCATGCTTGGGGGTGCATGGGCATGCCGATTATTTGGCGCGCCTTCGCAAGGCGGTGTGAGGACTTAGTAGAAGCTCACGTTCTGGAAGGCAGTGGGGTTGTAGGTGGTCGGGCGCGACAGGCGCTCGTTCACATTGCCCCACATGTTGCGCTCGCGCTCTGGCTCAGCAGCGTTGGCTGCGTTGTTGGCCATCGTGGCGAACAGGGCGGTGAGGGTGGCCACCTGGACATCATCCGGGTTGCCCTTGACAACGGTCAAAAGGGGCTTCTTTTCCGCTGGTGCCTCAGTGCCCTCTGCTGCGTTTTCTGGCGCATCAGACATGGTGCGTACCTACTTTGCTTTTCGGAAGTGTGGAGATAAGGGTTAGGCGCTTAAGTATATGCTTTTGAGCGCCAAACCTAAAGACGCAAGTCGCGGTAGAGTTCCGGCTTACAGCGGGATGTTGCCGTGCTTCTTGGCAGGAACGTTGACGACCTTGCGGTCGAGCAGGCGCAGGCCTTCGATGATCTGGCCACGGGTCTCGCTCGGCGGGATAACGGCGTCAACATAGCCACGCTCGGCGGCCATGTACGGGTTGACCAGGGTCTCCTCGTACTCGCGCTCGTATTCCTTGGCAACGGCCACGACGTCCTTGCCCTCGGCAGCAGCCTGCTTGAGCTCCTTGCGGTAGATGAATCCGACGGCACCTGCGGCACCCATGACGGCGATCTGAGCGGTCGGCCATGCAAAGACGAGGTCGGCACCCATGTCCTTGGAGCCCATGACGCAGTACGCGCCGCCGTAGGACTTACGGGTGATCACGGTGATCTTGCCCACGGTTGCCTCGGAGTAGGCGTACAGCAGTTTGGCGCCGCGGCGGATGATGCCGTCGTACTCCTGGTTGGTGCCCGGGAGGAAGCCTGGGACATCCACGAACTCGATGATCGGGATGTTGAAGGCATCGCAGGTGCGAACGAAGCGGGCGGCCTTCTCGGAAGCCTTGATGTCGAGGCAGCCTGCGAACTCGGTCGGCTGGTTGGCAACGATGCCCACGGAGCGACCCTCAACGCGACCGAAGCCGACGATGATGTTGCCTGCGTAGCCTTCCTGGATCTCGAAGAAGTCGCCGTCGTCGAGGACGCGGGTGATGACATCCTTCATGTCGTACGGCTGGTTCGGGGAGTCCGGGATCAGGGTGTCGAGCTCGAGGTCGGTCTCGGTGAGGTTGTCCTGGATGGCGCCGACCATGATCTCGGCCTGCTCGCGCGGTGCCTCAGCGCGGTTGTTGGAGGGCAGGTAGCCAACCAGGTCACGAACCCAGTCGAGAGCATCGGCGTCATCGGCTGCGGTGTAGTGGGAGGTACCGGAGGTAGCCATGTGGGTGGAAGCGCCACCGAGTTCTTCCTGGGTGACCTCTTCGCCAGTGACGGTCTTGATGACGTCCGGGCCGGTGATGAACATCTTCGAGGTCTTGTCGACCATGATGATGAAGTCGGTCAAAGCAGGGGAGTAGACGTGGCCACCCGCGCAGGCACCCATGATCAGCGAGATCTGAGGGATCACGCCGGAGGCCAAGGTGTTGCGGTAGAAGATCTTGGAGTACAGGCCCAGGGAGACAACGCCCTCCTGAATACGGGCGCCGGCGCCCTCGTTGATGCCGATCAGTGGAACGCCGGTCTTGATGGCCAGATCCATGATCTTGACGATCTTCTCGCCGTAGACCTCGCCGAGCGCGCCACCGAAGACGGCGCCGTCCTGAGAGA containing:
- a CDS encoding acyl-CoA carboxylase subunit epsilon, with product MSDAPENAAEGTEAPAEKKPLLTVVKGNPDDVQVATLTALFATMANNAANAAEPERERNMWGNVNERLSRPTTYNPTAFQNVSFY
- a CDS encoding acyl-CoA carboxylase subunit beta, giving the protein MTAATITDAGAQAPDLTTTAGKLADLRARLAETKAPMGPAAVERVHAANKKTARERIEYLLDEGSFVEVDALARHRSKNFGLDAKRPVTDGVVTGYGTIEGRKVCVFSQDGAVFGGALGEVYGEKIVKIMDLAIKTGVPLIGINEGAGARIQEGVVSLGLYSKIFYRNTLASGVIPQISLIMGACAGGHVYSPALTDFIIMVDKTSKMFITGPDVIKTVTGEEVTQEELGGASTHMATSGTSHYTAADDADALDWVRDLVGYLPSNNRAEAPREQAEIMVGAIQDNLTETDLELDTLIPDSPNQPYDMKDVITRVLDDGDFFEIQEGYAGNIIVGFGRVEGRSVGIVANQPTEFAGCLDIKASEKAARFVRTCDAFNIPIIEFVDVPGFLPGTNQEYDGIIRRGAKLLYAYSEATVGKITVITRKSYGGAYCVMGSKDMGADLVFAWPTAQIAVMGAAGAVGFIYRKELKQAAAEGKDVVAVAKEYEREYEETLVNPYMAAERGYVDAVIPPSETRGQIIEGLRLLDRKVVNVPAKKHGNIPL